In Candidatus Bipolaricaulota bacterium, the DNA window GGACGGTGAAATGGCTCCTGTCCGCGGATGCCGAGTTCGTGACCGGGATCATCGTCCCGATCGACGGCGGGTTCTCCGCGTATTCGGGGGTGTAGGATGAAGAACGTATTGATCGCGATGGGCGGCGGTCCGACTCCGGTGATCAACAACTCCCTGCGCGGGGTGATCGACGGCTGCCGCAGCTTCCCGGACAAGTTCGGAAGGGTGTTCGGAGCATGGCACGGGATCCTCGGTGTCCTGCGCGAGGAGCTGATCGACCTCTCGGCCCAGGATCCCGAGGAGATCGCGCACCTGCGCACTACCCCGGCGTCCGGGGCGATCGGGACCGCCCGCTACAAGCTGACCCACGCTGAGGACCTGACGCGGATCATCGAGGTGATCCGCGCCCACGACATCGGCTACTTCTTCCCGATCGGGGGGAACGACACCCAGGAGGTGGGATTCAAGGTGGCGGAGGCGGCGCGCGAGTCCGGGTACGACCTGCAAGTGATCGGGGTCCCGAAGACGATCGACAACGACCTCGGCGATCCGGAGATGAGATCGATCGACCACACCCCGGGCTACGGCTCGGTCGCCCGCTATTGGGCGTGGAGCGTGCAGTGCCTGGAGGAGGAGAACCGCGGTTCTGCCCCGGCCGATCCAGTGCTCATCGCTCAGGCGATGGGACGCCGGGTTGGGTTCGTCCCGGCGGCGGCGCGACTCGCCGATCCCGACCGGGAGACGCCCCTGCTGATCCTCCTCGCCGAGGCCGGGCTCACCCTCGGGGAGATAACCGACGCGGTCGCCGACACCGTCCGCCGCCATGGCCGGGCGCTCGTCGTCGCCTCCGAGGGATTGTCGCTGGGGGAGATCGGATCGCGGCGCGACTCGTTCGGGCACGCGGCGTTCTCCTCGTCCGCCACCACGGTGGCGCAGCTCCTGGTGAACCACTTAAACGAGGTCGGCCTGCCGGCGCGCGGCCTCGCCCGCGGACAGGTCCCGGGGACCGCCCAGCGCGACGCGATCCTCTACGCATCGCCGATCGACCTGGACGAGGCGTACGGCGTCGGAGCGACGGCGGCCGAGCTGGCCGCGGCCGGGAAAAGCGGGGTGATGGTGACGATCGTCCGCGCGTCGGGAACCGCGTACCGGGCGAGCTACGGAACGATCGAGCTGTCTGCGGTGGCGGGGAAGGATCGCCCGTTCCCCGCGGAGTGGATCGCTCCGTCCAAGCTCGACGTGACCGACGGGTTCGTCCGCTACGCTCGACCGCTCCTCGGCGACGATCCGGTGGCGGTACCGGTGGTCGCGGGCCGGCTCCGGTTCGCCCGGATCGAGCGGAAATTCGTCCCGAAGAAGTGCGCAGACTACGTCCCGGCGGCGTACCGGGAGTAGCGGCGGACTTTATGTCCGCCGGCGGAAATGGTGATGATCGTCGCAGACAAGCTGCGACGCTACACAAGAACGTGGCGACGGGGCCAGGCCTGAGGTTTCCGTCTTTTGTAGCGGCAGGGCCTGTCCCCGACGTCGAGGAACGTCGTACGAAGGTTGCGATGCCAGAGAAAGAGAGGGCAAATGGACTATCGTGAGCGACTGAACGAGTTTAAACCGAGCGCGGAACATCTTGTGTGCATCGATTCCGACGGCTGCGCGTTCGATACGATGGGGATCAAGCAGCGGGAGTGCTTCTGCCCGTGGATGATCGCCTACTTCGGGCTGCAGCCGGTGGCCCAAGCGGCACGGGAGTGCAAGGAGTTCGCCGATCTCTTCTCCAAGACGCGGGGGGCGAACCGCCACATCACGATCAAGCGGATCCTGACCGAGCTCCTTCCCTCCCACCCCCAGGTGCGGGAGCGCGGGTTCACCGTCCCCAGCTATCCCCACTACTTCGCATGGGTGGATGATCAGAACAGCCTCCTATCCAACGAGGGGCTGAAACAGGCGATCGCCACGGCGGAGAGCGACGCTGCGCGGAAGGAGCTGGAGCACGTCCTCGCCTGGTCGGAGCGGGTGAACTGGGCGGTGAAGGAGATCGTGCGGGGGATTCCGCCGTTTCCCTACGTGCGCGAGTCGCTGGAGCGGCTCGCCGGCAAGGCGGACATGATTGTCGTCTCCGCCACTCCGATCGAGGCGCTCGAGCGGGAGTGGGCCGAGCACGGGATCGCGCGTTACACCGCGCTCATCTGCGGTCAGGAGATGGGAACGAAGACCGAGCAGATCGCGGCGGTCGCCCCGCACTACCCCGCCGGACACGTGCTCATGATCGGGGACGCGCCGGGCGACATGCGGGCGGCCAAGGCGAACGGAGCGCTGTTCTTCCCGATCATTCCTGGCGAGGAGACCGCCGCGTGGAAGCTGTTCTACGATGAAGGGTTGGACCGGTTCCTCGCGGGGACCTACGCCGGGGAGTACGAGGATCGGTTGATCGAGCGGTTCGAGGCGGCGCTGCCGGTCGAGCCGCCGTGGGAGGTGAAAGATGAAGGCTGATTTCGGCGTTATCGGAATGGCGGTGATGGGGCAGAACCTGGCCCTGAACGTGGAGAGCCGCGGGTACACGGTCGCGGTGTACAACCGGACGAAGGCGCGCACCGAGGAGTTCGTGCGCGAGAAGGCGAACGGAAAGAGGATCGTTCCTACCTACTCATTGGAGGAGTTCGTGAATGCGCTGTCGACGCCGCGCAAGCTGATCCTGATGGTCAAGGCGGGCGCCCCGACCGACGCGGTTTTGGAACAGCTGTTTCCCCTCCTCTCTCCGGGGGATGTGGTGATCGACGGGGGAAACGCCCACTACGCCGACACCGAGCGGCGGATCGCCCAGGCACAGGAACGCGGCCTGCGCTACCTGGGAACCGGGATCTCCGGGGGCGAGGAGGGGGCGCTCCACGGTCCGGCGATCATGGCCGGGGGAGATCCTGAGGGATACAAGCTCGTGGAGGAGATCCTGACCAAGATCGCCGCCGTTGGCCCGGAGGGGCCGTGCTGTGCCTACTTCGGTCCGGGGTCGGCCGGGCACTACGTGAAGATGGTGCACAACGGGATCGAGTACGCGATCATGGAGACGATCGCCGAGGCGTACGACATCATGTCCCGTGGATTGGGGATGACCGCCGCGGAGATGGCGGACGTGTTCGGGGAGTGGAACCAGGGTGAGCTCTCCTCGTACCTGTTCGAGATCACGGAGAAGATCCTCCGCAAGGTCGATCCGGACACCGGAAAACCGCTCGTCGACGTGATCCTGGATACAGCCGCCCAGAAGGGGACGGGCAAGTGGTCGAGCCAGTCTGCGCTCGATCTCGGGACTCCGGCTCCGACGATCGCGATGGCGGTGTTCGCCCGCATCATCTCGGCGCTCAAGGACGAGCGAGTCAATGCGGCTCCGGTTCTGCCCGGGCCCGACCCGCGTTTGGGACTCGACCTCGACGATCTTCACTCTGCGGTGTATCTCACTGTCCTTTCCGCGTACGCGCAGGGGTTCCGCCAGCTGCGCGATGCGTCGCGCGAGCGCGGCTATAATCTTGATCTGTCTGCCGCGGCGCGGGTGTGGATGGCGGGATGCATCATCCGCGCTCAGGTCCTCACCACGATCGGAAAGGTGCTGCGGGAGGAGCCCGAGCTTCCGAACCTGTTCCTCGTCGAACCGTTCACCGCGGCGTGGAGTGACGGTCACGTCGGGATGCGCCAGGTAGTGAACGCCGCGCACGCCCACGGGATTCCGGTTCCGGCGATGGACTCCGCCCTCGATTTCCTTGACGGCTACCGCAGTCCGCGCCTGCCGGCGAACCTGATCCAGGCCCAGCGCGACTTCTTCGGCGCCCACACCTACAAGCGGATCGACCGGGAAGGGACGTTCCACACCCAGTGGGAGGAGGGATGATCCTCGACTATGCACCGGGCCGGCCGGTGACCGCGGCCGAGATCAGGGAGGTGCTCCCGGACGGGCTCGCCAAGGTGGATGTGGCGGGAAAGCGCGTTTTGGTCATCATCCCGGACAACACCCGCACCCTGCCGATGCCGGCCCTGTTCGAGACGATCGCCGGATCGCTCTCCCCCCGCGCCGCCGAGGTCACGTTCCTCATCGCTCTCGGTACCCATCCTCCGCTCACCGCGGACGAGCTTCTCCGCCACCTCGGGCCGCGGATGAGCGACTTCCCGAACGTGCGCGTCATCCAACACGAATGGGACAACCCGCGTGCCCTGACACAAGTCGGGACGATAACCCAAGAGGAGATGGAGGAGATCTCCCACGGCCTTCTGGTCGAGGAGGTGCCGATCACTATCAACCGGGCGGTGCTCGAGCACGATCTGGTGATCATCCTCGGCCCGGTCTTTCCGCACGAGGTGGTCGGGTTCTCCGGCGGTCACAAGTACTTCTTCCCTGGGGTATCCGGACCGGATATGGTCCATCAGTCGCACTGGCTCGGGGCGCTGATCACCAACCCCAAGGTGAACGGAAACAAGGAGACGCCGGTGCGGGCGATGATCGAGCGGGCGGCCGCGTTCGTCACCACCCCACAGGTCGGGATATCGCTCGTGATGCACGGCCACGACCTGATGGGGATGTTCATCGGGGAGGTGGAAGAGGCGTGGTCGCGGGCGGCCGATCTATCGGCTGAGCTCAACATCGTGTGGGTCGATCACCCGTTCCACACCGTGATCTCCATGGCCCCGCCGATGTACTGGGAGCTGTGGACGGCGGGCAAGTGCATGTACAAGCTCGAGCCGGTCGTCGCCGATGAGGGAAAGCTGATCATCTACGCCCCCAACCTGCGCGAGATCTCGGTGACGCACGGAACCCTCATCCGCCAGGTCGGCTACCACACCCGCGACTACTTCCTCGGGCAATGGGAGCGGTTCAAGGACGTGCCGCGGGCGATCCTCGCCCATTCCACCCACGTGCGCGGAATCGGAACCTATCGGGATGGGATCGAGCACGACCGGATCGAGGTGATCCTCGCCACCGGGATCCCAGAGGAGATCTGCCGCGAGATCAATCTCGGGTACATCGATCCGGCTGCGATCGATCCGGACGAGTACGTGGGCCGCGAGGACGAGGGGATCCTCGTTGTCCCCAATGCCGGCGAGATGCTCTACCGCCTCGCCGACGGGACGGTCCCGGACATTGATAAATTGTAGATCGCTTTTCCCGGCATCTTCCACGTTCTTTGTCAGTGGTGGCGCGGCCGGATATCATGCCGCGTAAGAAAAGGAGGGAGTCGATGATCAAGGCCGAACACGAGAACGAACTGATGGTGAGGTTTAAAGACGGAGAGGTCCTTCCCGACGGGTTGGTCGAGCTCGGGGTGAGCTCCGGAGTGATCGTAAACGGGGTCGGGATGCTGCGCGACCTCGAACTCGGGTATTGGGACGGGGAGAAGTACGTGATCGAGCGGATTTCCGAGCCGGTCGAGCTTCTCAGTCTCCAGGGCAACATCGGGGAGCGGGACGGGGAGACGATGGTCCACGCTCATGTAACGGTGGCGAAGAAGGGCGGGGCGGCGTACGGCGGACACATCCTGCGAGGGACGGTGAACAACACCGCCGAGGTGTTCATCTACCGACTGGACCGGATCCGGCTGGTGCGGAAGGTAGAGGAGACCGGGCTCGCTGGCCTCTACCCGGAAACGGGCTGAACCGCCCTCATAGGGCGATCGTCTCCTCCGGCGCGGGCCCGACCGATACGATCCCGATCGGAACCCCGAGGGCATCGGAGATGAACTCGAGGTAATCCCGCGCCGCCCGCGGTAGCTCGTCCGGCGACCGCACCGACCGCAGATCCTCCCGCCAACCGGGGAGGGTGGCATAGACCGGCGTACAGCGGGAGAGATCCTCGACGGAGAGCGGGAACCGGGTCGTCTCCTCACCGTCGATCCGGTAGGCGCGACAGACCTTGATCTCGTCCAGGCCGGACAGGACGTCGAGCTTGGTGATCGCCAGGGCGGTCGGATCGTTCAGGGCGACGGCGTGACGCAGCCCGACGAGATCGAGCCAACCGCAGCGCCGCGGCCGTCCGGTCGTCACTCCGAACTCCCCGCCCTTCTTCTGCAGCTCCTCCCCGAGTTTTCCGGCGATCTCGGTCGGGAACGGACCGGCCCCCACCCGGGTCGTGTACGCCTTGGCCACCCCGATCCTCCGGGCAATCTGCGGGTTGGGAACCCCGATCGCGCCGGGGAGCCCGGCGAACGTGGTCGACGACGAGGTGACGTACGGGTAGGTGCCGAAATCGACGTCGAGCAGCGTCCCCTGCGCCCCCTCGAACAGGACCTCCTCCCCGCGGGCGAGCGCCGCGCGGATCGCACCGGCGGCATCCCCGATGGACGGGAGGAACGGCGCCGCAACCTCGATCAGCTCAGTTGCCATCTTCTCCGGATCGAGGGCGGACACCGCGGGGGCGTCCGGCCAGGAGCGCACGAGAAGCTCGATCCGCCGTGCGAGCCTGGCCCGCAACCTGTCCGGAGCGAGGAGGTCGCCGGCGCGGATCCCGACCCGCGCCGCCCGATCCCGGTAGGCCGGGCCGATCCCGCGGCGGGTCGTCCCGATCGCCTTGCCGCTCCCCTCCAGCTCCTCGAGCAGGGGGTGATAGGGAAGGATGAGGTGAGCGTTCTCCGCGATGATGATCTCCGGACGGGATCCCAGGTGGGCAGAGATCGCGTCGTACTCCTCCCGCAACACCCGCATGTCGATCACCATCCCACTCGCGAGGACGGAGACCGTCCCGGGATAGAACGCCCCGGCCGGCACCTGATGGGTCCCGAACTTCACTCCCCGATCGATCACCGTGTGGCCGGCGTTCGGCCCGCCGTTGAACCGGACCACCATCGCCGCATCGCGGGCGAGGAGGTGGGTGATCTTCCCCTTCCCCTCGTCTCCCCACTGCATCCCAAGGACCGCAGTCGCCATCTAACCCTCCTTCACCCGCGCGAGGCAGAACTCCATCGGTGCCCCGTCGATCTCCACGGAACCCCGGTACTCGCAGTCCGAAGGCTCGCCCTGACTCATCTCCGTCGCCAGGACCTCGGCGCGGACGAACTCCGCGTTCCGGGCGATGATCCCGCACAGCTCGGGATCGCCGTCGTAGGACAGCCTTATCCGGTCGGTGACCTCGAACCCGGCCTCCTTGCGCATGAGCTGAATGCGATGCACGAGCTCGCGCAGGAGTCCCTTCTCCCGCAGTGCGTCGTCGATCCGCGTATCGAGGAGGAGGCGCAGCCCGGACTCGGCGGAGAGGACGAACCCATCGGGGACCGCCGCGGAGAACTCGACGTCATCCGCCGTGATTTCGACTGTGGTCCCGTCAAGCTCGGCCGTGACCGGCCCGTCGGCGAGCCGGGCTCGCAGCTCGTCCGGATCCTGGGCCTCGATCCACTTCGCCGCCGCCGGAGCCGCCTTCCCCAACCGCGGGCCGAGGGAGCGGAAGTTGGGAGCGGCGACCGCCTGCATGTGCGGGGCGAGATCGGGCACGAGGACCACGTCCTCCACGTTGAGCTCGGTCTTGAGCAGCTCCACCACCTCCGGCGGAAGCGCGCTTTCGGACGGCGCCTCCACGATCACCCGGGAGAGCGGCTGGCGCACCTTGACCTGGGCCTGATGGCGCGCCTGGTGGCCGAGAGAGGCGATCCGGCGGGCGAGCGCCATCGCGTCTTCCAGCCCTTCGTCGACCAACGCGGCATCGTACTGCGGATAGCGGCACAGGTGCACGCTCTCCGGATCGGCGTCGGTCCGCAGCCGCAGGTAGATCGCCTCGGCGAGGAACGGAACGAACGGGGCGAGGAGCTTGGCCAGATCGATCAGCACCTGATACAAAGTCGCATACGCCGCGATCTTGTCCGGCCCCATCCCGCCCTTCCAGAATCGCCGCCGCGACGTGCGGATGTACCAGTTGGAAAGCTCATCCACGAACCGCTCAAGCGCGGCGGTGGCGCTCACCACGTCGTAGGAATCGAGCGCCGCGACCACCTCCCCGGTCGTGGAGGAGAGCCGGGACAGGATCCAGCGATCGAGCACCGTGGGATTCCCTCCGCGGTCGCGCGCCGGGTCGAACCCGTCGATCGCGGCGTAGAGGGCGAAGAAGTCGTAGGAGTTGCGCAGGGTATCGAGGAACTTGTACAGCGGTTCCTTCACGTCCTCCTCCCCGAGGCGCTTCGACTTCCACGGCGCGCTCGACGAATAGAGGTACCAGCGCAGGGAATCGGCACCGTAGCGGCCGATCAGGTCCCACGGGTCGATCACGTTCCCCTTGCTCTTGCTCATCTTGATCCCGTTTTCATCGAGGCCGAGGCCGGTGACGACGCAGTTCTTGAACGCGGGTTCACCGTACAGGATCGTGCTCGTGGCGAGCAGCGTGTAGAACCATCCCCGCGTCTGGTCGACCCCCTCGCAGATGAAGTCGGCCGGGAAGTTCCGCTTGAACTCCTCCTCGTTCTCGAACGGGTAGTGCCACTGGGCGGTGTGCATCGATCCGGAATCGAACCAGGTGTCGATCACGTTCGGGACCCGGTGCATCACACCCCCGCACTTCGGGCAGCGGAGCTCCACCTTGTCGATGTACGGCCGGTGCAGCTCGACCGTGCGCGCCAGCTCAGGATCGAGGGCCCGCTCAACGAGCTCGTCCCTGCTCCCGACGGATACTATCTCCCCGCACTCGTCGCACACCCACAGGTTGAGCGGGGTCCCCCAGTAGCGGTCGCGGGACAGGGCCCAGTCCTTCAGGTTGGCGAGGAAGTCGCCGAGGCGCCCCTCCCCGACGTGCGGCGGATACCAGTTGATCTTGCGGTTGTTCTCGATCAGCTTGTCCTTGACCGCGGTCGTCCGTACATACCAGGAGTCCATGGCGTAGTAGAGGAGCGGGGTGTTGCAGCGCCAGCAGAACGGATAGTCGTGCTCGTACGGGACATGGCGGTAGAGGATCCCGCGCGATTCGAGATCAGCGATGATCTTCTCATCGGCGTCCTTGACGAACGTCCCGGCACACAGCGGGAATTCTTCGGTGAATCTGCCGGAAAGATCGACCGGTTGGAAGAACGGAAGCCCCTTCTCCCGGCCGAGGTTGTAGTCGTCCTCCCCGAACGCGGGCGCGGTGTGGACGATCCCTGTCCCCTCCTCCATGTTCACGAAGTCGGCCGCGTGCACCCGGTAGGCGCGGGGGTCGTCGATCAGCCGGTACGGGGGTTCGTAGGCGAGCCCAACGAGATCGGCTCCGGGAAATTCCCGTACCACTCTGTAGTCGCCTGTAAGTGCGCTTCCCACCAGCTCCTTGGCCAGGATCAGCCGTTCGTCGTCGGTCTCCACCTCGACGTAGGTCGCATCCGGAGCGACCGCGAGCCCGACGTTCGCCGGCAGGGT includes these proteins:
- the gndA gene encoding NADP-dependent phosphogluconate dehydrogenase; translated protein: MKADFGVIGMAVMGQNLALNVESRGYTVAVYNRTKARTEEFVREKANGKRIVPTYSLEEFVNALSTPRKLILMVKAGAPTDAVLEQLFPLLSPGDVVIDGGNAHYADTERRIAQAQERGLRYLGTGISGGEEGALHGPAIMAGGDPEGYKLVEEILTKIAAVGPEGPCCAYFGPGSAGHYVKMVHNGIEYAIMETIAEAYDIMSRGLGMTAAEMADVFGEWNQGELSSYLFEITEKILRKVDPDTGKPLVDVILDTAAQKGTGKWSSQSALDLGTPAPTIAMAVFARIISALKDERVNAAPVLPGPDPRLGLDLDDLHSAVYLTVLSAYAQGFRQLRDASRERGYNLDLSAAARVWMAGCIIRAQVLTTIGKVLREEPELPNLFLVEPFTAAWSDGHVGMRQVVNAAHAHGIPVPAMDSALDFLDGYRSPRLPANLIQAQRDFFGAHTYKRIDREGTFHTQWEEG
- a CDS encoding diphosphate--fructose-6-phosphate 1-phosphotransferase; its protein translation is MKNVLIAMGGGPTPVINNSLRGVIDGCRSFPDKFGRVFGAWHGILGVLREELIDLSAQDPEEIAHLRTTPASGAIGTARYKLTHAEDLTRIIEVIRAHDIGYFFPIGGNDTQEVGFKVAEAARESGYDLQVIGVPKTIDNDLGDPEMRSIDHTPGYGSVARYWAWSVQCLEEENRGSAPADPVLIAQAMGRRVGFVPAAARLADPDRETPLLILLAEAGLTLGEITDAVADTVRRHGRALVVASEGLSLGEIGSRRDSFGHAAFSSSATTVAQLLVNHLNEVGLPARGLARGQVPGTAQRDAILYASPIDLDEAYGVGATAAELAAAGKSGVMVTIVRASGTAYRASYGTIELSAVAGKDRPFPAEWIAPSKLDVTDGFVRYARPLLGDDPVAVPVVAGRLRFARIERKFVPKKCADYVPAAYRE
- a CDS encoding DUF296 domain-containing protein codes for the protein MIKAEHENELMVRFKDGEVLPDGLVELGVSSGVIVNGVGMLRDLELGYWDGEKYVIERISEPVELLSLQGNIGERDGETMVHAHVTVAKKGGAAYGGHILRGTVNNTAEVFIYRLDRIRLVRKVEETGLAGLYPETG
- a CDS encoding isoleucine--tRNA ligase — translated: MMNRFEKLPKDPISREEEVLKFWRENKTFEKSLAATKDGPRYVFYEGPPTANGRPHFGHLMPRVYKDLFPRYKTMQGFYVPRKGGWDTHGLPVELEVEREIGVNSKPEIETYGVEKFVEKCKESVWKYKSEWERMIERMGFWIDLENAYVTYTDEYIESVWWELSQMYEKGLLYRGHKVLPYCPRCGTGLSSHEVAQGYRRVEDPSISVRMRIVSDADAEYKQEQAGKTSLLTWTTTPWTLPANVGLAVAPDATYVEVETDDERLILAKELVGSALTGDYRVVREFPGADLVGLAYEPPYRLIDDPRAYRVHAADFVNMEEGTGIVHTAPAFGEDDYNLGREKGLPFFQPVDLSGRFTEEFPLCAGTFVKDADEKIIADLESRGILYRHVPYEHDYPFCWRCNTPLLYYAMDSWYVRTTAVKDKLIENNRKINWYPPHVGEGRLGDFLANLKDWALSRDRYWGTPLNLWVCDECGEIVSVGSRDELVERALDPELARTVELHRPYIDKVELRCPKCGGVMHRVPNVIDTWFDSGSMHTAQWHYPFENEEEFKRNFPADFICEGVDQTRGWFYTLLATSTILYGEPAFKNCVVTGLGLDENGIKMSKSKGNVIDPWDLIGRYGADSLRWYLYSSSAPWKSKRLGEEDVKEPLYKFLDTLRNSYDFFALYAAIDGFDPARDRGGNPTVLDRWILSRLSSTTGEVVAALDSYDVVSATAALERFVDELSNWYIRTSRRRFWKGGMGPDKIAAYATLYQVLIDLAKLLAPFVPFLAEAIYLRLRTDADPESVHLCRYPQYDAALVDEGLEDAMALARRIASLGHQARHQAQVKVRQPLSRVIVEAPSESALPPEVVELLKTELNVEDVVLVPDLAPHMQAVAAPNFRSLGPRLGKAAPAAAKWIEAQDPDELRARLADGPVTAELDGTTVEITADDVEFSAAVPDGFVLSAESGLRLLLDTRIDDALREKGLLRELVHRIQLMRKEAGFEVTDRIRLSYDGDPELCGIIARNAEFVRAEVLATEMSQGEPSDCEYRGSVEIDGAPMEFCLARVKEG
- a CDS encoding adenylosuccinate synthase gives rise to the protein MATAVLGMQWGDEGKGKITHLLARDAAMVVRFNGGPNAGHTVIDRGVKFGTHQVPAGAFYPGTVSVLASGMVIDMRVLREEYDAISAHLGSRPEIIIAENAHLILPYHPLLEELEGSGKAIGTTRRGIGPAYRDRAARVGIRAGDLLAPDRLRARLARRIELLVRSWPDAPAVSALDPEKMATELIEVAAPFLPSIGDAAGAIRAALARGEEVLFEGAQGTLLDVDFGTYPYVTSSSTTFAGLPGAIGVPNPQIARRIGVAKAYTTRVGAGPFPTEIAGKLGEELQKKGGEFGVTTGRPRRCGWLDLVGLRHAVALNDPTALAITKLDVLSGLDEIKVCRAYRIDGEETTRFPLSVEDLSRCTPVYATLPGWREDLRSVRSPDELPRAARDYLEFISDALGVPIGIVSVGPAPEETIAL
- a CDS encoding DUF2088 domain-containing protein, yielding MILDYAPGRPVTAAEIREVLPDGLAKVDVAGKRVLVIIPDNTRTLPMPALFETIAGSLSPRAAEVTFLIALGTHPPLTADELLRHLGPRMSDFPNVRVIQHEWDNPRALTQVGTITQEEMEEISHGLLVEEVPITINRAVLEHDLVIILGPVFPHEVVGFSGGHKYFFPGVSGPDMVHQSHWLGALITNPKVNGNKETPVRAMIERAAAFVTTPQVGISLVMHGHDLMGMFIGEVEEAWSRAADLSAELNIVWVDHPFHTVISMAPPMYWELWTAGKCMYKLEPVVADEGKLIIYAPNLREISVTHGTLIRQVGYHTRDYFLGQWERFKDVPRAILAHSTHVRGIGTYRDGIEHDRIEVILATGIPEEICREINLGYIDPAAIDPDEYVGREDEGILVVPNAGEMLYRLADGTVPDIDKL
- a CDS encoding HAD family hydrolase, with translation MDYRERLNEFKPSAEHLVCIDSDGCAFDTMGIKQRECFCPWMIAYFGLQPVAQAARECKEFADLFSKTRGANRHITIKRILTELLPSHPQVRERGFTVPSYPHYFAWVDDQNSLLSNEGLKQAIATAESDAARKELEHVLAWSERVNWAVKEIVRGIPPFPYVRESLERLAGKADMIVVSATPIEALEREWAEHGIARYTALICGQEMGTKTEQIAAVAPHYPAGHVLMIGDAPGDMRAAKANGALFFPIIPGEETAAWKLFYDEGLDRFLAGTYAGEYEDRLIERFEAALPVEPPWEVKDEG